Proteins encoded in a region of the Oncorhynchus gorbuscha isolate QuinsamMale2020 ecotype Even-year linkage group LG16, OgorEven_v1.0, whole genome shotgun sequence genome:
- the LOC123999558 gene encoding ferritin, middle subunit-like isoform X2: MESQVRQNYHHDCEVAINRMINMEMLASYTYTSMAFYFSRDDVALPGFAHFFKENSNEELEHADKLLSFQNKRGGRIVLQDIKKPERDEWGNGLEAMQCALQLEKNVNQALLDLHKIASDKVDPHLCDFLETHYLKEQVEAIKKLGDYITNLTKMDAVNNKMAEYLFDKHTLGGQS, encoded by the exons ATGGAGTCTCAGGTACGCCAGAACTATCACCACGATTGCGAAGTTGCAATCAACCGGATGATCAACATGGAGATGTTAGCCTCCTATACTTATACTTCAATG GCTTTCTATTTCTCCCGTGACGATGTGGCTCTGCCTGGCTTCGCGCATTTCTTCAAGGAGAACAGCAACGAGGAGCTGGAGCACGCCGACAAGCTACTCTCCTTCCAGAATAAGAGAGGTGGACGCATTGTCCTTCAGGACATCAAG AAACCAGAACGTGATGAGTGGGGCAATGGGCTGGAGGCCATGCAGTGTGCTCTGCAGTTGGAGAAGAATGTGAACCAGGCCCTGCTGGACCTGCACAAGATTGCCTCTGACAAGGTTGACCCCCAT CTGTGTGACTTCCTGGAGACCCATTACCTGAAAGAGCAGGTGGAGGCCATTAAGAAGCTGGGAGACTACATCACCAACCTCACCAAGATGGATGCTGTCAACAACAAGATGGCAGAGTACCTGTTTGACAAGCACACCCTGGGAGGCCAGAGCTAA
- the LOC123999559 gene encoding ferritin, middle subunit-like produces MESQVRQNYHHDCEVAINRMINMEMFASYTYTSMAFYFSRDDVALPGFAHFFKENSDEEREHADKQLSFQIKRGGRILLQDIKKPERDEWGNGLEAMQCALQLEKNVNQALLDLHKIASDKVDPICVTSWRPIT; encoded by the exons ATGGAGTCTCAGGTCCGCCAGAACTATCACCACGATTGCGAAGTTGCAATCAACCGGATGATCAACATGGAGATGTTTGCCTCTTATACTTACACTTCAATG GCTTTCTATTTCTCCCGTGACGATGTGGCTCTGCCTGGCTTCGCGCATTTCTTCAAGGAGAACAGCGACGAGGAGCGGGAGCACGCCGACAAgcaactctccttccagatcaAGAGAGGTGGACGCATTTTACTCCAGGACATCAAG AAACCAGAACGTGATGAGTGGGGCAATGGGCTGGAGGCCATGCAGTGTGCTCTGCAGTTGGAGAAGAATGTGAACCAGGCCCTGCTGGACCTGCACAAGATTGCCTCTGACAAGGTTGACCCCAT CTGTGTCACTTCCTGGAGACCCATTACCTGA